One Phycisphaerae bacterium RAS2 DNA window includes the following coding sequences:
- a CDS encoding Radical SAM superfamily protein, with translation MELPRRERGEELLPPGALTDLRRRLRLIAPQHDLVSVISCAFDHRTRMLPFIYADMRMAPAGVRAVGSAMADAGFNKTRIVLQQWNKRFRPSLMRLDGRIPDLFMVSSMQIHTAALKDLLRDACRIEESNRPLIIAGGAKTIYEPWDVFSTDAADPWGADVAVTGEEYVLLSLMEVVLSVRKPGTSLRAAFLRAKEDGLLDAIPGLVYPRIDAATGRTEQLIDTGIQQLVGDLDELPDPVHGYRLLEPPGNATTLGMKALPASSVRRYSPIASLVLTFGCKFACQYCPIPAYNQRQHRLKSGERIAEEFHRLYSEYGLRYFFGADDNFFNHKERTLEIIQTLARKEFNGQRVRKVIRWGTEVTVHDTLLLHDHLPEVRNAGVRALWLGVEDLTATLVKKGQSVDKTTEAFHLLQKHGICPMPMMMHHDTQPLYTPGKNYGLINQAKLLRKAGAVSLQVLMITPATGSKLYEEAFTTGLAYDEVGGRRVETHMLDGNYVVASNHKQPWKKQFNILAAYLYFYNPLRMLWALVRPKSRLYLADAGMQFIGMWGLGQTVRRTLGWAFRLMRGGIRRRTRIPASLIPMRAVNGEAASHALPGTPLGGFVQLQVHMPGKAARTARASA, from the coding sequence GTGGAACTTCCAAGACGCGAGCGCGGAGAAGAGCTGTTACCCCCCGGTGCGCTGACAGACTTGCGCCGCCGGCTCCGACTGATCGCGCCGCAACACGATCTGGTTAGCGTCATCTCCTGCGCCTTCGACCATCGCACGCGCATGTTGCCGTTCATTTATGCCGACATGCGCATGGCGCCGGCCGGCGTTCGCGCGGTCGGGTCCGCCATGGCGGATGCCGGCTTCAACAAGACGCGCATCGTTCTGCAGCAGTGGAACAAGCGTTTTCGGCCGTCGCTGATGCGGCTGGACGGGCGCATCCCCGACCTGTTCATGGTCTCCTCGATGCAGATTCACACCGCGGCGCTCAAGGACCTCCTCCGCGACGCCTGCCGGATCGAGGAATCAAATCGGCCGCTGATCATCGCCGGCGGCGCGAAGACGATCTACGAACCGTGGGACGTGTTCAGCACCGACGCGGCTGACCCGTGGGGGGCCGATGTCGCGGTGACGGGCGAGGAATACGTCCTGCTTAGTCTGATGGAAGTTGTGCTGTCGGTGCGCAAGCCGGGCACGTCCTTGCGGGCCGCGTTCCTGCGGGCGAAAGAAGACGGATTGCTCGATGCAATCCCCGGTTTGGTCTATCCGCGCATCGACGCGGCGACGGGCCGCACCGAGCAGTTGATCGACACCGGCATTCAGCAGCTCGTCGGCGACCTCGATGAGCTGCCCGATCCGGTGCACGGCTACCGCCTATTGGAGCCGCCGGGCAACGCGACGACGCTCGGGATGAAGGCGCTTCCGGCCAGCAGCGTACGGCGCTATTCGCCGATCGCCTCGCTCGTGCTGACGTTCGGCTGCAAGTTCGCCTGCCAGTATTGCCCGATCCCGGCGTACAACCAGCGGCAGCATCGCCTCAAGAGCGGCGAGCGCATCGCCGAGGAGTTTCACCGGCTGTACAGCGAGTACGGCCTGCGCTATTTCTTCGGCGCTGACGACAACTTTTTCAACCACAAAGAGCGCACCCTGGAGATCATCCAGACGCTGGCCCGCAAGGAGTTCAACGGCCAACGCGTGCGAAAGGTCATCCGCTGGGGTACGGAAGTCACCGTTCACGACACGCTGCTGCTGCACGACCATCTTCCTGAAGTGCGCAACGCCGGTGTCCGCGCCCTGTGGCTCGGCGTTGAAGACCTGACGGCCACGCTGGTCAAGAAGGGTCAGAGCGTCGACAAGACCACTGAGGCGTTCCACCTGCTTCAAAAGCACGGCATCTGCCCGATGCCGATGATGATGCACCACGACACACAGCCGTTGTACACGCCCGGCAAGAACTACGGCCTGATCAATCAGGCCAAACTGCTGCGCAAGGCCGGCGCGGTGAGCCTGCAGGTGCTGATGATCACGCCGGCGACGGGGTCCAAGCTGTACGAGGAAGCGTTTACCACCGGCCTGGCCTATGACGAAGTCGGCGGGCGCAGGGTCGAGACGCACATGCTCGACGGCAACTACGTCGTCGCGTCGAACCACAAGCAGCCGTGGAAGAAGCAGTTCAACATCCTCGCGGCGTACCTGTATTTCTACAATCCGCTGCGCATGCTCTGGGCACTGGTCAGGCCCAAGAGCCGGCTGTACCTCGCCGACGCCGGCATGCAGTTCATCGGCATGTGGGGTCTGGGCCAGACGGTCCGCCGCACGCTCGGCTGGGCGTTTCGGCTGATGCGCGGCGGTATTCGCCGGCGCACGCGAATCCCCGCCAGCCTCATTCCCATGCGCGCCGTGAACGGTGAGGCCGCCAGCCACGCGCTGCCCGGCACACCACTGGGCGGTTTCGTGCAGTTGCAGGTTCACATGCCCGGCAAGGCAGCGCGCACCGCACGAGCATCGGCGTAG